The genome window AGTCAACACCAGATCTCGGTATTCCCTTCCCAAACATCCAGAGAGTTTCTCTTGACGAAGCCAAGCGTGCTTTTGATTCTCAAAGTGCAATCTTTGTTGATGTCCGTGACTCAAATTCATATGCTCAACAACATATCAAAGGGGCAATTAATATCCCCTTAGGGGTATTCGAATCACATTTAGATGAGTTACCCAAAGATCGCTGGATTATTCTCTACTGTACCTGACCTGCGGAAAACAGTTCAGCCCGTGCGGCTGATATTCTTCAGAGCAAAGGGTATGAGAAAGTAAATCCTTTGTTGGGTGGGTTAAGGGCGTGGGTAGAAGCCCAATATCCTACTGAACCCTGATTATTGTCACTCCGATGAAAAATCGGAGTTTTTTTTAGATTAAGAGTGATGTTTGACCAATTCCAATCTCTATCCAATCCATTACAATAAGAGCAACCAATCTGTTTTCCACCTGGGAGGGGTATGCGTAAAGAAGTTGTCTTAATTACCGGAGCCAATGGCGAAATCGGTCATGGACTCATCACCTACCTGGGACAACAGGGCAATGTAAATATCATTGCTCTGGATGTTCAGCCACTGGATGAAGAACTAAAGCCCTATTGCATGCGCACCATTCAGGGAGATATTCTGGACCAAATGCTTCTTGGAAGAATGGTTGTTGAATTTGAAATTCGAAGTATTTTCCACCTGGCATCCATTCTCTCTACAAAAGCAGAGTACAATCCCGAAACAGCCCACCGTATCAACGTAGAAGGAACTTTAAATCTACTCCGCCTTGCAGTTGAGCAATCTCAATGGCAGGGGCAACCTGTCAAATTTATCTACCCCAGTTCCATTGCAGCATACGGTATTCCTTCACTGGAAGTTAAGAATTCTCTGGGAAAAGTAAAAGAAAACGAATGGGGAAATCCCATTACGATGTATGGATGTAATAAACTCTATTGTGAGCACTTAGGACGATACTACGCCTACCACTACCGGCAATTGGCTGCTGAACCAGAGAAAAGCAGTATTGATTTCCGTTGTCTGCGCTTTCCTGGACTTATCAGTGCGATGACAGTTCCTACAGGGGGGACAAGCGATTATGGCCCTGAAATGCTCCACCACGCGGCTCAAAATCTCCCTTATAAGTGCTTTGTCCGTCCCGATACACGACTGCCGTTTATGGCAATGCCCGATGCGGTTAAAGCCCTTTTGATGCTCCACGAAGCCCCCAGAGAAAAACTGACGCAAACGGTTTATAATGTAACCAGTTTCAGCCCTTCTGCGGAAGAAATTTACCACATGGTCCTGAAGTACTTCCCCCAAGCACAGGTGGAGTTCTCTCCCCACTTGAGCCGTCAGCGAATCGTTGATTCCTGGCCAGCCGACATTGACGATAGTGTTGCCCGGCAAGATTGGGGGTGGAAGCCCGATTACGACTTTGAGCGCGCATTTGAAGAATACCTTATTCCTGCCATTCGACAAAGATATACCGCCTAACCTTCATGAGGAGAGCCCCATGAGTGAACAACCTGCTGGAACCACACCTCGACTTGAGGCAGACGAGAAAATCTCTCATGTGATGATATATACCCTCTCGGGCATCTACTGGGGTGAGTTAATCACGAAATCCATCATTCGTGTCAGCACATGGTTAAGAACCAACGCTGTTCCCGATCGTATTACATTACATAACGCCAAAGGTATGATCACCACAGGTGGACAGGTCAGCCCTACTTCATATACAGAGCTCCACATTTCATTGTCTCAAATTCAAGCCTTTCATTTGATTCCTCCAGAACAAGACCCGATTGACTACGATCCCACAGAGCCCAATCGGAAGATGGAGCCTGTACTGATTCTGCTCAGTTCTTTCCAATTCAAGGGCTATCTCCGGCTATCTACCACCTCCACTGTTAAGAAGTTTCTTGATGTCACCCATGAACTTTACACTCCGATTTACGATGCGGAGATTACCAATCTTTTACTCCCCAATTTGGGGAGTATAAAAGTTCCATACACATTAATTCGACAGGAAACAGCCATCTTTGCCAAGCGATAGCCGTAAGGCAGTTTAAAAATGTCTCCGCAGGATCTATTCCCCTGCGGAGTTTTTTACTCTGGCTCATACAAAACCCTCAGGCGAACAGGAGAGATTAGACTTCCTTCACCTCTTCCTGTCTCACCAGACACTTCCAGAAACGGGGGCTATTATGATAAATGTCGAACAAACTCGTTACTTTAGTAAAGGGAAAAATGCTTAAAATAAGATTGTTTGTGGCATCTTTGATGTGATAAAAAATATAAAAGATAAAGAAGACCAGAAATTGGAGGATACCGTGAATCACCAAGCATTAGATGGAATTATGACGCCGCGGTCCATTGCTGTAATCGGAGCATCCAGCACACCCGGCAAAATTGGATACACTGTTCTTTCCAACCTGATCAATCAGGGATATAAAGGCAAAATTTTCCCCATCAATCCAGGCGCAGAAGAAATTTTGGGCTTAAAAGCATATCCCTCTGTTCTGGATGTGCCCGAAGATATCGATGCCGCGGTGATTACCATTCCTGCAAAAATCGTTATCCCTGCTGTTGAGGAATGTGGTAAGAAAGGTGTCAAAGGATTGGTCATCATCACCTCGGGCTTCAGTGAGGTAGGGAAGCGAGAACTGGAAGAAGAACTTGTCCAAAAGGCTCATGAATATAACATGAGAATTCTGGGGCCCAATATTGTGGGCGTTTTAGCGAACTCCTCTGGAATGAATGCTTCCTTTGCCCCATATCTTCCCCTTCCCGGAAAAGCCTCTCTGGTCTCTCAATCTGGCGCTTTATTGATTGCAATTGACGCTTCCACCTATGTCCGAGGAGTTGGTTTTGATAAACTCATTTCCATTGGAAACATGTCGGACCTGGATTTTGCCGACATTATTGAATGGCTGAACGATGATCCCAATACTACAGCCATTACCCTTTACATCGAAGGGTTCAAAAATGGACGGCGCTTCATGGATGTCTGTCGGCGGACCAATAAACCGATCATTGCGTTGAAAGCCGGCGTTTCCTCTCACGGTGCGGCTGCCGCTGCGTCGCACACCGGTTCTCTTGCCGGTGCTGCCAAAGTCTATGGAGCTGCATTCCAGCAAGCCGGTGTGGTACAAGCCAGTGATCTGGACAATCTCTTTGACCGCACTCTTGCCTTATCGCTTCAACCGCCCATGAAAGGCGATAATCTTCTGATTATCACTAATGGCGGTGGTGTTGGTGTGCTCGCAACCGATGCAGCCGAAAAATACGGCGTGCCGCTGAAGTTTGCACCTGCAGAGGTTCAGGAAGAACTCAAGAAACACATGCCCGAATTCGGCTCTGCCAAGAACCCTGTTGACTTAACTGGCATGGCAGGCACTGAATGGTATCACAATGCGATTAAGTTTGCGTACGCGCATCCGTGGGTAGATGGTCTGGTGGTGCTGTACTGCGAAACCGCCGTAACTGACCCCATGGAGATTGCTCAGGGTATCAAGAGTGCCATTGACAACTCTGGCGCCAACGGCAAGCCTGTAACTGTGTCATTTGTAGGAGGCGAACGCTCAGATAAAGCCATGCGCTGGCTGGTAGATCATGGTATTCCGGCCTATGGAGCCCCTGACCGCGCAGTCAATGCGATTGCCGCATTGAACGAATATGCCCGCAATAAAACTTTGCTGGCAGAGCCGATTACACTTTGTGGCGGAGAGAACCGCAACGAAGCGCTTCAGATCATCGAACGCGCACGCGCTGAAGGACGTGACTCTCTCACAGAGATTGAAGCCAAGCAGGTGTTTGCCCTGTATGGTCTGCCCGTCACCAAGACCTTACTGGCAAAAACCGAGGATGAGGCCGTTAGCCTTGCCCGCGAAATTGGCTATCCAGTCGTAATGAAGATTGTCTCTCCCGATATTCTGCACAAATCGGATGCTGGCGGCGTAAAAGTCAATTTGAAGGATGAGCAATCGGTGCGTGAAGCCTTCCGTACAATTATGGCTAATGCCAAAGCCTATAAGGCTGACGCCCGCATTCATGGCATTGCAATTCAGGAAATGGCGCCATGGGGCACTGAGGTCATCCTTGGTTCCGTCAACGACGCTACTTTCGGTCCGACCATGATGTTCGGTTTAGGTGGGATTTTCGTTGAGGTGCTCAAGGATGTAACCTTCCGGGTAGCGCCTGTTTCCACCTCGCAAGCACTGCGTATGCTGGGAGAAATTCGTGGCGCGCCTATCCTTGCCGGTGTACGCGGTGAAGAACCTCGCGATAAACGAGCACTGGCAGAGACAATTTGCTCTTACTCCACCATGATTCTGGATCTGGCGGATGAAATCAGTGAGTCTGATGCGAATCCGGTTCTGGTTTATGCAGAAGGAAAAGGCGTGAAAGTGGTTGATGCTCGCATTATCTTGAAGAAAAAGTAAAATCCGAACATGATAAAACAAGGCTGGTCAAATTGAGACCAGCCTTGTTTTTTATTTATTCCCTACCACTTTTCAGTAACATCTGATACGCCCCAACCCAGGGTGTCCCCAAGCGATGTTTGTCGGAAACCACCACTTTCATTAGTTTTCCCCCTACAAAGGCAGAGATTCGAGCAATCTCTGCCCAATCATCCCGCAAAACAGCATCCTGCATTTGTTTCCCGGAGTGTTTTGCCCATTCCCATTCCAACCGAAAACGATCCGCCTTTAACCAGTAACCTCGCTTTTCCCATGCTTCGACAGAAACATCAATAGTTTCCGAAATTTGAAGCAAAGCAAGGGAAATAAAGGAAGCAAGGTCGCGAGAAGTATCGTCTGGCTGGGTTTGCCGCATCAACGCCCGTAAAGCAAGAACTGTAGCCTTTGTCAGGCGTGTTCTTTCTCTACCGGCACTGTCTGGGTTAATCACCCGTCCCATTGAAACCTCCTTGTTGAAAATCCGGCTGGGATTATACCTTATTTCCCATCCCGCCTCTGAAACCCGGCAAAAAAGTGAATATGGTATAATTTTTGACGAGGGGAAGTGCTGGAACTGGCAGACAGGCATGACTTAGGATCATGTGCCGAAAGGCGTACGGGTTCAAGTCCCGTCTTCCCCATTAGAATGTATGGCTTTAGAAGCACCTAAATCTGTCGTATTTTACGAAATCAAGAGAGGGTTTTCAAACCCTCTCTTTTTTGGCGTGATTGGTTTTGGGAATTTTTGG of Anaerolinea thermophila UNI-1 contains these proteins:
- a CDS encoding acetate--CoA ligase family protein, coding for MNHQALDGIMTPRSIAVIGASSTPGKIGYTVLSNLINQGYKGKIFPINPGAEEILGLKAYPSVLDVPEDIDAAVITIPAKIVIPAVEECGKKGVKGLVIITSGFSEVGKRELEEELVQKAHEYNMRILGPNIVGVLANSSGMNASFAPYLPLPGKASLVSQSGALLIAIDASTYVRGVGFDKLISIGNMSDLDFADIIEWLNDDPNTTAITLYIEGFKNGRRFMDVCRRTNKPIIALKAGVSSHGAAAAASHTGSLAGAAKVYGAAFQQAGVVQASDLDNLFDRTLALSLQPPMKGDNLLIITNGGGVGVLATDAAEKYGVPLKFAPAEVQEELKKHMPEFGSAKNPVDLTGMAGTEWYHNAIKFAYAHPWVDGLVVLYCETAVTDPMEIAQGIKSAIDNSGANGKPVTVSFVGGERSDKAMRWLVDHGIPAYGAPDRAVNAIAALNEYARNKTLLAEPITLCGGENRNEALQIIERARAEGRDSLTEIEAKQVFALYGLPVTKTLLAKTEDEAVSLAREIGYPVVMKIVSPDILHKSDAGGVKVNLKDEQSVREAFRTIMANAKAYKADARIHGIAIQEMAPWGTEVILGSVNDATFGPTMMFGLGGIFVEVLKDVTFRVAPVSTSQALRMLGEIRGAPILAGVRGEEPRDKRALAETICSYSTMILDLADEISESDANPVLVYAEGKGVKVVDARIILKKK
- a CDS encoding NAD-dependent epimerase/dehydratase family protein, producing the protein MRKEVVLITGANGEIGHGLITYLGQQGNVNIIALDVQPLDEELKPYCMRTIQGDILDQMLLGRMVVEFEIRSIFHLASILSTKAEYNPETAHRINVEGTLNLLRLAVEQSQWQGQPVKFIYPSSIAAYGIPSLEVKNSLGKVKENEWGNPITMYGCNKLYCEHLGRYYAYHYRQLAAEPEKSSIDFRCLRFPGLISAMTVPTGGTSDYGPEMLHHAAQNLPYKCFVRPDTRLPFMAMPDAVKALLMLHEAPREKLTQTVYNVTSFSPSAEEIYHMVLKYFPQAQVEFSPHLSRQRIVDSWPADIDDSVARQDWGWKPDYDFERAFEEYLIPAIRQRYTA
- a CDS encoding rhodanese-like domain-containing protein, with translation MRTSNRPKIKETKKRFPFTLLLSGIGLILIGFLMWLALDNSNKQAVKSTPDLGIPFPNIQRVSLDEAKRAFDSQSAIFVDVRDSNSYAQQHIKGAINIPLGVFESHLDELPKDRWIILYCT